The following coding sequences are from one Capsicum annuum cultivar UCD-10X-F1 chromosome 3, UCD10Xv1.1, whole genome shotgun sequence window:
- the LOC107863140 gene encoding phosphatidylinositol 4-kinase gamma 3, with protein sequence MSVATVALSSVYEDNLNLASCLSGQHGSLSNDAILIFLTVGGSVIPLRVKECDSIASVKFRIQTSRGFFVKKQKLVFDGKELARNNSCVRDYGVADGNILHLVLRLSDLQAITVRTVCGQEFEFHVGRQQNVGYVKQQIAKKGKGFRDLKEQELILDGEELEDKRLIDDICKSNDAVLHLLVRKSAKVQAKVVQKDFEVSIVASASNENGAEAVEKLQETFQVVALNTVPRSFILEPFIVNPKITLSPVVKQLISSTFNGIARGHLPIRSSEGSGGAYFMLDSCGQNYISVFKPIDEEPMAVNNPRGLPLSVDGEGLKKGTRVGEGAFREVAAYILDHPKSGPRSTCSEEKGFAGVPPTVMVKCLHTGFNYAEGCEYSSKSLKIGSLQMFMKNCGSCEDIGPRAFPVDDVHRISVLDIRLANADRHAGNILVQKDDKDGQLVLIPIDHGYCLPENFKDCTFDWLYWPQAQQPYSAETIAYINSLDVEKDIELLKFHGWTISLACARVFRISTMLLKKGAERGLTPFAIGRIMCRETVKKESIIEEIVEEAEEGVLPGTSEAAFLQSVSFIMDRRLDDLIK encoded by the exons ATGTCTGTTGCTACTGTTGCACTTAGTTCTGTGTATGAGGATAATTTGAATTTAGCAAGCTGCTTGTCAGGCCAACACGGTTCCTTGTCGAATGATGcaatcttgatttttttgacCGTGGGTGGGTCTGTAATTCCCTTGCGTGTTAAGGAGTGCGACTCTATTGCTTCTGTGAAGTTTAGAATCCAGACGTCCAGAGGTTTCTTTGTGAAAAAGCAGAAGCTTGTCTTTGATGGCAAGGAGTTGGCTCGGAACAATTCCTGTGTGAGGGACTATGGGGTAGCTGATGGTAACATTTTGCATTTGGTTCTTCGTCTGTCTGATTTACAAGCAATTACTGTTAGGACAGTGTGTGGTCAGGAGTTCGAGTTCCACGTCGGGAGACAGCAAAATGTTGGCTATGTAAAACAGCAGATTGCAAAGAAGGGGAAAGGTTTTCGTGATCTTAAGGAACAGGAACTAATACTTGATGGTGAGGAACTGGAAGATAAGAGGCTGATAGATGATATTTGTAAAAGCAATGATGCCGTGCTTCACTTGCTGGTGCGTAAATCAGCTAAAGTACAGGCTAAAGTTGTGCAAAAAGATTTTGAAGTTTCAATTGTAGCATCAGCATCAAATGAGAATGGAGCTGAAGCAGTAGAGAAGCTCCAAGAGACCTTTCAGGTTGTTGCACTCAATACTGTTCCAAGAAGTTTTATTTTGGAACCGTTCATTGTTAACCCTAAGATCACACTATCACCAGTGGTTAAGCAGTTGATCAGTAGCACTTTCAATGGGATAGCAAGGGGTCACCTACCAATCAGGTCTTCTGAGGGATCAGGGGGTGCCTATTTCATGCTAGATTCATGTGGTCAGAAttatatctctgttttcaaaCCAATAGATGAAGAGCCTATGGCTGTGAATAATCCCCGGGGGTTGCCATTGTCCGTAGATGGTGAGGGGTTGAAGAAGGGCACACGTGTAGGAGAGGGAGCATTTAGGGAGGTTGCTGCATATATTTTGGACCATCCCAAGTCCGGACCTCGCTCAACTTGTAGTGAAGAGAAGGGATTTGCTGGGGTTCCTCCCACAGTTATGGTCAAGTGTCTCCATACAGGTTTCAATTATGCTGAAGGTTGTGAATATTCATCCAAGAGTCTTAAGATTGGGTCGCTGCAGATGTTCATGAAAAACTGTGGAAGTTGTGAGGATATTGGTCCTCGTGCTTTTCCAGTTGATGATGTGCACAGGATTTCTGTACTGGACATAAGGTTGGCGAATGCAGATAGGCATGCTGGAAACATCTTGGTTCAGAAAGATGATAAGGATGGCCAGCTTGTGCTTATTCCAATTGATCATGGCTACTGCTTGCCTGAAAAT TTCAAGGATTGTACTTTTGATTGGCTCTACTGGCCCCAAGCACAACAACCTTACTCTGCTGAGACAATTGCTTACATAAACTCTCTTGATGTCGAAAAAGACATTGAGCTTCTGAAGTTTCATGGTTGGACCATATCCCTTGCTTGTGCACGTGTATTTCGTATCTCTACTATGCTTCTGAAGAAAGGTGCAGAGAGAGGGCTCACACCTTTTGCAATTGGAAGAATCATGTGTAGGGAAACGGTAAAGAAGGAGTCTATCATTGAGGAGATTGTGGAAGAAGCTGAAGAAGGTGTGCTCCCAGGAACAAGTGAGGCAGCATTCTTGCAGTCTGTTTCGTTCATCATGGATCGACGTCTTGATGACCTGATTAAGTAA
- the LOC107863138 gene encoding probable pectinesterase/pectinesterase inhibitor 61 produces MGYGRLGKPDPGETSGRVMIPNPNPKPRCSKIKFLVSFATVLLLAAAISVAVLVGVKHKAGNRIDKPSQAMAHTCSRTLYPSLCLNSLINFPGANSASDNDLVHISVNLTLQRFDKALYVASDINNLQMNTQTRSAYDDCLELLEESIDLLSQSLTSVFPGDSNSPTGSTNDVMTWLSAALTNQDTCTDGFADVTGNVKDHMSENLKDLSELVSNALAIYAAANGDDDFSGIPIQNRRRRLMHFEKYHDEFPKWMSRRDRKLMNKSVSAIQADIIVAKDGTGTVKTIAEAIKKVPEKSNKRTIIYVKAGRYEENNLKVGRKKMNVMFIGDGKGKTVITGGKSISQHLTTFHTASFAATGAGFIARDMTFENYAGPNDHQAVALRIGGDHAVVFRCNIIGYQDTLYVHSQRQFYRECDIYGTVDFIFGNAAVVIQNCNIYARKPMANQKNTITAQNRKDPNQNTGISIHACKILATSDLEASKGSFPTYLGRPWKMYSRTVYMLSNMGDHIHPQGWLEWNGNFALNTLYYGEYMNFGPGAALGKRVTWPGYRVIKSVEEASKFTVSKFIYGSSWLPSTGVSFLAGLST; encoded by the exons ATGGGCTATGGCCGTCTAGGAAAACCCGACCCAGGAGAAACCTCCGGCAGGGTCATGATTCCCAATCCAAATCCCAAACCCCGCTGCTCTAAGATCAAATTCCTTGTAAGTTTTGCTACTGTACTTCTACTTGCCGCTGCAATTTCAGTTGCAGTTTTGGTCGGTGTGAAGCATAAGGCTGGAAACAGAATAGATAAACCAAGTCAAGCTATGGCGCATACCTGTAGTCGCACACTGTATCCATCTCTCTGTCTGAATTCTCTGATCAATTTCCCTGGCGCTAACTCTGCGTCCGACAATGATCTCGTTCACATTTCCGTCAATTTAACACTCCAGCGCTTCGATAAAGCGCTTTACGTTGCTTCCGATATCAACAACCTGCAAATGAACACTCAAACACGATCAGCTTACGACGATTGTCTCGAATTATTGGAGGAATCAATAGACCTTTTATCACAATCATTAACCTCTGTTTTCCCCGGGGATAGCAATTCTCCGACGGGATCGACAAATGACGTGATGACGTGGCTAAGCGCGGCGTTGACAAATCAGGACACGTGTACTGACGGCTTCGCTGATGTTACTGGGAATGTGAAGGATCATATGTCGGAGAACCTTAAGGACTTATCTGAATTAGTGAGTAATGCTCTCGCCATTTATGCTGCTGCAAATGGCGACGACGACTTCTCTGGAATTCCGATACAGAATCGACGGCGGAGATTGATGCATTTTGAAAAATATCATGATGAATTTCCGAAATGGATGTCACGGAGGGacagaaaattgatgaataaatcaGTGTCGGCGATTCAAGCTGATATTATTGTGGCCAAGGACGGTACTGGAACGGTGAAGACGATAGCAGAGGCAATTAAAAAGGTGCCAGAAAAGAGTAATAAACGGACTATAATTTACGTCAAGGCAGGAAG GTATGAAGAAAATAATTTGAAGGTAGGGAGGAAGAAAATGAACGTGATGTTCATAGGGGATGGGAAGGGGAAGACGGTGATTACAGGAGGAAAAAGTATATCCCAGCACCTAACAACTTTTCATACTGCCTCCTTTG CTGCAACTGGAGCTGGTTTTATTGCCAGGGATATGACATTTGAAAACTATGCTGGACCAAACGACCACCAAGCAGTAGCCCTTCGTATCGGAGGTGATCATGCCGTGGTCTTCCGCTGCAATATTATTGGATACCAAGACACACTCTACGTACACTCACAGCGCCAATTCTATCGCGAGTGTGATATCTATGGGACAGTGGATTTCATTTTCGGCAATGCAGCAGTAGTCATCCAAAACTGCAACATCTATGCTCGAAAGCCCATGGCCAATCAAAAGAACACCATCACTGCCCAAAACAGGAAAGACCCTAACCAAAACACTGGCATTTCAATCCATGCTTGCAAAATCTTGGCTACGTCTGACCTCGAGGCATCCAAAGGAAGCTTCCCTACATATCTAGGCCGACCATGGAAGATGTACTCTCGAACAGTATACATGTTATCTAACATGGGTGATCACATACACCCGCAAGGTTGGCTTGAGTGGAATGGTAATTTCGCGCTGAACACATTGTATTATGGCGAGTACATGAACTTTGGGCCAGGAGCAGCCTTAGGGAAGCGCGTTACTTGGCCAGGGTATCGGGTGATCAAGTCGGTGGAGGAGGCCAGCAAGTTCACGGTGTCAAAGTTTATTTATGGATCATCTTGGTTGCCTTCAACAGGGGTGTCTTTCTTGGCAGGGCTAAGTACTTAA